In Euphorbia lathyris chromosome 10, ddEupLath1.1, whole genome shotgun sequence, the DNA window ggttgtctcaaaatggtcactcaacttcaattttgtctcaataaaataattcaattttgaatttgtCACAATTAAGTCACTCTGACAACTTTAAAAGCAAAAAGACACCGAAAAAGTAACATCAGCAGTAGTCAATTTTCACCGCAGACCGACCGAAACAACAGTGGTTACCATCTAGATGACACGTGGCTGCCACATAGCTGTTTGAAATGATGTGTCAGCTAGGTGGCAGCAACGTGTCATTTCTGTAAGCTAGATGCAGCCACGTGTCGTTTCGGTCACGGTGAAAGTTGACTATCATTGCTGTGGCAGCCACGTCACCTTTCCGCTGTATTTTTGCTCTTGAAGTCGCCGGAGTAACttaattgagataaaattcaaagtttgattttattgagacaaattgaagttcatgaaagttcagtgaccaattgTGCATTTAACCCCAGGAAATGCGCCTTAAAGCAGACATATAGAAGGGAAATAAGATTTGACTTTTAGCAAAATTTAAAACCAAAGAGCCGGAGAACAAAGATCAATTATAGCATTAAAAAGAAATATCAAATGAAGCCTCATTAGATCACAAAGGAAAAGTTTCCTACATTCATTCATTTCACTAAAAACATGTACAACTGCTGAATATTCTCTAGCATAGAACCAATCATATAATGATATGGCTTCCTAAACCCCACTAGGATAAAGTAATCATGTATAACATGTTCATGTAACCTTACCTGTTCAAAATTTCTCCTCTTATCAGGTTTAAACATTGTATTCCGCTAAGAGAAGGACCTGAAGCATGGAAAGTCTGATATGAAGTGCTAAGAAGGAAAGCATAAACCAACAACTAAAACTTTCAAGGATTATCACGGTGCAATTCTCCCCAACCACTACTACTTCTGATGTATTTGTCAACTATACCGAAGTCTCTGTTCTGATCAACTCGCCTAGCATAGTTTTCTAGAGAGATGGGACCTTTCTTCAACCTCCTGTAGTAAATAACCTCCCAAGGCCACATACGTGCAGAACCAAAGTATGCATCAGCAGGTAAATGCCTTTCACTTTCATTTTGGAAATGATGCCCACAATAATGCTTGAGAACGAAGGACAACTCCTCTGAGGAAATGCTTGTAGGATTGCCAGAGTTTGAGCCAACAAGAGATTCGGAATCTGGATTCTTCATTGGAACAAGCACATGTTCTGTCATCAATTTATCAGAATTCTGATGAGTATGCCTTTTAGGAGAGTCAGCTGTGTCTTTCTCTGCTACTGCAGCTTCGATGACATTTGTTACTTCGTGTAGTGACCCAGATGCAAATGAATGGACTTCATTAGCCTTTTTCAGAGGCTGGTCTTTCTTCAGATTAATTTCTGCCTGGGAAGGAAGCACAACATTTTCATTATTCACTACCACCATTATATTTTCATGGGTTTTATCCTTGAAGCCACTACCGCCTTCTAATGGTTGATCTAGTTCAATCGAAAGCACCTTGGACTCTGGAGTTGTAGCATTATCTGAAGACCCCTTCAGATTCAGCTGAGCCTTATTTGAAGAAGATGGTAGGGGTCGACCAAATGAGATAGACAAGGATGTGTGGGAGCTTGATCTTGCTCTAGATTTAGACTTTCTGGATCTAGAATCAAGTGGCGTTGAACTAGAGTTTGATTCAGATGGTGGTGGATGTGCTCTAGAAGCTGGAGACTTTGATCTATTTTTGGGAGAAGACCTCTTCACATGCTCAGTAGATTGAGAAATTGAGTAAGATGGGGAAGCAGTATAATCAGAACCACAGGGAGACAAAATTGACATTCTTGTTTTCTTCGTACCACGTCTTAATGATGAACTAATTTTGTTCCTACTTCTCTTATTCCCTCCATAGTTTTCAGTTTCCTTTCTGACAGGAGAGTTCCTACTGCTTATTGGTCTTTGAAACTTCCCTACACCAGATGATTTAACATCATTCTTAACTCGTCTTTTTGCTACGGTATCCCTACTTGACTGTAGCCTCTCCCTTGACCTGGATCCAACTTTTCCCACCTCAGTTTCACCTCTACCTCTTCTATGGATATCATCATTATGCCTTCTATCAAACCTGGTAGAATTTCTAAACGAAGAATCTTCATTGGGACAGTTGCGCATCTTGTGACCCGAATCTCCACATCTATAGCAAGTTGCATTAAATTTCACATTGCTAGGGAATTTCAAGTTTCCATTGACGTGATCCCTACCTATATCCTTTGGAGGGCTTCTCCGGGAAGGAGAACCACCAGGATCTGCAAACTGATTGATACAATCATCACCTTTCGTACTGTAACCTTTGTAAGGTTCATATCTTTCAAATTCAATAGCATTTCCAACACCAATTTCAATTGGTTTGTCATGGAATTTCTCACCCCATCTGTCATTCTCCAGTGGATCACGTTCAGACCTGCCAACTTCATCTTCAAACTCTTCCCTGCAGCCATGATTCTCTTGACACAAATTATCTTTGGCATCACCTTGATGGGACCCCACCTCTTTATCATGCATGTCAGTCAACCCATGCCGTTTGCTAAAACCATCTGATTGCTTAGCATTAATCCCATAATCCTGGTTTTTTGAACCCAACTTCCGTTTAACATAACTTTGTTCTTTCTTTGAATGCCTATCATGCTGAGGCTCAAAGGAGCCAGCAGCCCTTGCTAATCTCTTAACTGGTCTAGGCTGTTTATTTGACCACGTGAGAGTCAACAGCTGACCACAAATATACCTCTTCTGTAGTGCTCTCAAAGCTTTCTCGGCATCAGGTGGAAACTCATAAACTACAAATCCATATCCATCTTTCAACCGTACATTGCATTGTCCAAATTTTTGGAAGACCCGTTGAAGTTCATCTCTATGAATTCGTGAAGATACATTACCAATATAAAGTGACATCTGCAACAAAATTCCAattcttatattaaaaaaagggaCTGTATTTGTTCTTTTCTTCCAAAAAAGGCAGATGCACTTCTTTCAAGAAGAACATAGTATTACTCTAGAAAGCACGACACGGGTACTAGTAGGGGTGCAGATGCAGCAAACAGCATTTTTAAAATTGTGAGACACATGTACAGCAGGGGCacgcaaaatatatatataacattcaTAAGTCATTATAAACCATAAAACATCCATAATAAGTCAATAAACtcataaaaaagaaaagtttaatacttcaaactatttaaactaCCAAAAAAACAGCGGTTGTTGTATTCTTTTCTTtagattttgatttcttttttttaagggttttcttttattttttatatatatcaaCCCCTCTTTTTTgtaaaatcattaaaaaaaacttatattcTGCTTAATCAACTCGGAAGCTGTGTCCccatattaaacaaaaaaaaaaaaaaaacaggggACACTTATTTTGGAGTGTCGGGTGCGTGTCCCCGAGTGTCCTCGGAGTGTCCAGAGTGTCCGACGCTCATACTGTAACCTCCTATAAGTGTTGATTGGTGCTTCCTAGCTCTAGACATACAACATAATGATGctggaagaaaaagaagaagaataaaaacCCAAATTGCCCaccaaataaagaaaaacaGAGTGCATAGGTTACTTCCTTTAGGTTGGGAAATATGCATTATCAATGCCAGATGGTTCTCATGCCTCAAGTTCAGTATGCCACAATCAATAAAATACAAAGTTAATGCATCCCAACCAAGTACAAGGACCTATGACTGTTGAGTTGATTTCTTTTCTCCGGTAGGTCAGTAAGGTGAACATTATAAAGAAAGAAACACTAAAATTCAGTATCTAGTGAACCCAATAGCACAATTTGCTCATAAGTTTCTACTAACTCAGAAAACTATGCAAGAAAACAACCCAACAAAGTCACAAAACATTTTCCAAGTGTATGATCTTCAATGGAAAGAACTTATTTCGCAAGAAGAGTACAAGCCCATTCTTACTACCAACAAAAGGCAAAAACCCCCAATTTTCCTGAAAGGGGGTCACCTATTGCTTCAATAATAATACTCACTACCAACAAAAGCAGCCTTACTTCAAATCCACATGCGGatgtaaattaataaaaatagcatTCGCTATTACACGGGAAAAAGGGGGGAAATAAACACTTAAATTCAGCATCTAGTGAACCCAAAAACACAATAAGCTCATAAGTTTCTATTAACTCAGAAAACTATGCAAGAAAACAACCCAACAAAGCCACAATACATTTTCAAAGTGTATGATCTTCAATGCAAAGAACTTATTTCACAAGAAGAGTACAAGCCCATTCTTACTACCAACAAAAGGCAAAAACCCCCAATTTTCCTGAAAGGGGGTCACCTATTGCTTCAATAATAATACTCACTACCAATAAAAGCAGCCTTACTTCAAATCCATATGCGCATGTAAATTAATAGAAACAGCATTCGCTATTACACGGGAAAAAGGGGGGAAAGAATCACTTAAATTCAGCATCTAGTGAACCCAAACGCACAATAAGCTCATAAGTTTCTATTAACTCAGAAAACTATGCAAGAAAACAACCCAACAAAGCCACAAAATATTTTCAGAGTGTATGATCTTAATGGAAAGAACTTACTTCGCAATGAAGAGTACAAGCCCGTCTTACTACCAACAAAAGGCAAAAACCCCTAATTTTCCTGAAAGTTGCTTCAATAATAATACTCACTACCAACAAAAGCAGCCTTACTTCAAATCCATATGCGCATGTAAATTAATAGAAACCGCATTCGCTATTACACGGGAAAAaggggggaagaaagaaatCAATCATACACGGGAATTTAATCAAACACCTTATATGCGTAAAgaagaaaatgcaaaaataagTATCGCAAGTAAAGAAATTGAGTACTAGCATAATAGAGTGGAAGAAACTAGTAACAGAACCAAAACAATAGCTACATCATCCATATAAAAACCCCTAGTTCCAAATTTCCTGAAACGGGGTCAATAATAATACTCACTACCAACAAAAGCAGCCTTACTTCAAATCCATATGCCCATgtaaattaatagaaatagcATTCGCTTTTACACGGGAAAAGGggggaaagaaagaaagcaatCATACACgggaatttaagcaaacacctTATATGCATAAAgaagaaaatgcaaaaatacgTATCAGAAGTAAAGAAATTGAGTACTAGCATAATAGAGTGGAAGAAACTAGCAACAGAACCAAAACAATAGCTACATCATCCATATAAAAACCCTAGTTCCGAATTTCCTGAAACGGAGACAATAATAATACTCACTACCAACAAAAGCAGCCGTACTTCAAATTCATATGCGCATGTAAATTGATAGAAATAGCATTCGCTTTTACACGGGAAAAAGGGGGGAAAGAAAGAAATCAATCATACACGGGAATTTAATCAAACACCTTATATGCATAAAGAATAAAATGCAAAATTAAGCATCGGAAGTAAAGAAATTGAGTACTGGCATAATAGATTGGAAGAAAGCAAGGGATTACCGTGATAAGGTgctgtctctctctctctctctctctctctctctctctctctctctcagctCCCGACGTTGCTTATTTTCTGTAGTGTTCGTTGAAGTTGAATCGCCGATCAGCTGCTTGGCTTGATTGCGTTATTCTATTCCTTTATACATAACGATGCTTtgttttcctttctctctctgtCTCTtcctatttctttcttttttttttacttttgattTCAGGTTGTCGACGTGGCAGATTTTAACCGGTTATGATCAATATTATCAGAATAGGACAGGATATCAAATCGGATTTACGGTTAGACATATGTCACTTATTAAACCGGATGATTCGAGTTGGTAGGATCGAATAACAGGATCGGCTCTAGGCATATATCAGAAGCGCAGCCGCCTAGGGTCCAAAACCAGAAGGGCCCAAAAAATATTTacatagtctttttttttatatataaatttaattatgataCCTATTCAATCTTAAAGGATTTAAATAATAGTATGATATTTCAAATTTAAAATCGACTCTGatttatattttaactttttaaataaatttttgtaTATCAAATAggatttatcttttattttgtgAAATATCATATGACTGatactataattaatttaaaattatttttataaaattataaaaaatatcaattcaagggttttttttttttaacaaaattcaaGGGTTGTTATTTTGCTTTAGAAAAACATACTCATTATTTCAAATTAgaataagtaaataaaaaattcaaataataactagggaaaagtacaaaaataaaccgtgtagttacacctgttttcgatcgcaaccatatggtttaaaaatttacaaaatggtactttgaggttcattccgttagcaaacacataccaaattgactaacggtgttaaaagtcaaaggaaaaagagttaatttggtccttatatttatttattttataaattaactttcctattatctaattatcataaataaaccccaaaattaaaaataaaaatcaattataccatcttctccgtctttttaatttcttattttttctctcttctctctcatctttcttaatttttctctctctaaaatcaatttggAGTATAATTAAAAAGAGAGAAACTATCAACGAAAAGGCCTCCAGCAGGTATGAAAAGGCCTCGCCAGCATTTGTTAAATGTATCAATTGATCTCTCCGATGTACTTGAGGAAGAGATGTATGTTGGATTCACAGCATCAACAAGTAGACTTGTTCAAAGCCATAAGATCTTAGCTTGGAGCTTTAGTAATTCAATTTTTTCATTAAGTGAAAGCCTAATCACAATTGGGTTACCATCATTTGTTCTCCCAAAAGCTTCGTTTGTTAGATCCAAAGGGTTTATTGCAAGAATCACAGTTGGAACTTTCTTTGTAATCGTTTTAACTGCTTTCGTTGAtagtttctctctcttcaattaTACCtcaaattgattttagagagagaaaaattaaaaaagatgaaAGAGAAGCgagaaaaaataagaaattaaaaagatggagaaaatggtataattgatttttatttttaattttggggtttatttatgataattagataataagggaggttaatttataaaataaataaatataaggaccaaattaactctttttcctttgacttttaacaccgttagtcaatttggtatgtgtttgctaacggaatgaacctcaatgtaccattttgtaaatttttaaaccacatggttgcgatcgaaaacaggtgtagccacaaggtttatttttgtactttttcctaatAACTAAATATACGTTGGAaattttgtataaaaataataattttggtttgttattttttatcaatttgggGTTTAAATACATAACTCAGAAACTTAACAAACGGCACCCGAACAGCGTCCAAGCGATGGTCAAACAACGTCCGATCCGTGCCCGGGCTCGACGACCAAATGACGCCCATACCTCGATGGCCGAGCGGTGGGCCCGAAGGCCGCATGGCAACATGCCTTTGTGCCCATATAAAAAGGGGCATGAATCCCGATGCATGAAGGGGACAGTTTTTGCGACAAAAAATTAGAACTTCCTTATTTAtgtgttgtctttttttttttaatatatgttatCTTATTGAACTTCCTTTAAAgttgggaaaagtacaaaaataaaccttatggttacacctgttttcgaacagCACCCGtatcgtttaaaagtttgcaaagtggtaccatgtacttcattccgttagcaaacatagaCATTTCTATCTAACGATgttaaaaatgatgaggtggcaGTTAAAGTCAAAAGATTTGAAGGGTAACTttgtccttttatttatttaatattttataatttattatacttttcaaatattaaaattgcCCAATTACAACCAATTACAAACTACGCCATCTCTTTTgctctcacatctcctctttcATCTCCCAAAAACGTTAATCATGGCTATGGCTGGGTATACAAAAAATTCAGTTGACATGGATGTCATTCACTCTGCTATAATTTATTCTTCATTATCTAGTTGTTTGTTTTATCTGACAAATTAATATAGATGACAATAATATTGATTTATCACATGAATTTGTCAGTCTTAGTTTGGAATTAAAAATGGAACAGTATCACCATCACCGTCTTATCTGAAAATATTGAACTTTTACTGTAACAAAATAAGAAGTGATGATTCCACAGTAGTATGAACCCCGCATTGGTCACCTCAATCGCTGCTCCTGAAGACACCGGGGATCATTGAAATCGGACAACTTTCATTGAAATCGGCGTTCCCTGTTGTCCCTCGGCGACGAAAAACGTGAATCCCCATCCCCGCCATGTACAGGCAACAACAGAGGCAATGGAAGAGGCACCGACGTTGACAATCTAGAAGGAAGGGGGGAGGAAGAACTAGGCGAACGCGTTAGAACAACGTCAGAAGACTCGGACGCCGATCTTTCCGCCGTGGCGTTTGACGAATTCCTCTGAAACGAAGCATCCTGCTCATTAAAAAAAACGCGAGTTTCTTCGAACGCGAGAACCTGGAACCACCGCCAAAACGATAAGTTGTTGGTGCTTACAGAAAAAATTTCACCATTGGAGGTCAAGGTTGAAGACGAAGAAGAGAAGGAGGTGTTGCAATGTTGAAGACGAAGAAGGGAGGGAGGTGAGGTGTCCGTTTTCAATCGGGCaatgcttaacattttaaaagtataataaattataaaatataaaataaatgaaatggcaaaattaccctttagatttttttttactttgattaccacctcatcatttttaacaccgttagacaGAAATGtctatgtttgctaacggaatgaagtacatggtaccactttgcaaacttttaaaccacacggGTGCTGTTCGAAAACAGgtataaccacaaggtttatttctGTACTTTCCCCTTTAaagtttaactttttttttatatagttcaTCTGATTTCTCGGTTCGAGACTCGTCAAACACCTTAGGTGGATCTTCTCTTAATTAAAACTTTATGCATACGCTAAGACTCGAACTCGACATCTAGTTTAAACGACTTGAGGCTCTTAACCACTCAAAATAACCTAATTTTtatatatctgtatatatgtAGACTCGAttctcttatatatataattttttattaggaattttttttagaaaaaaagataattgtttcattaatagaaaaaatagtACATCTCGAAATAAGtacttaaaaaattacaatccagAAGTATATAAGATAAGCTTAAATATGCATCTTCAATATTATAGATCATGATAGAGTAATTGTAGACAATGCTTGAAACTATTTTTGACGTAACGAC includes these proteins:
- the LOC136209203 gene encoding uncharacterized protein → MSLYIGNVSSRIHRDELQRVFQKFGQCNVRLKDGYGFVVYEFPPDAEKALRALQKRYICGQLLTLTWSNKQPRPVKRLARAAGSFEPQHDRHSKKEQSYVKRKLGSKNQDYGINAKQSDGFSKRHGLTDMHDKEVGSHQGDAKDNLCQENHGCREEFEDEVGRSERDPLENDRWGEKFHDKPIEIGVGNAIEFERYEPYKGYSTKGDDCINQFADPGGSPSRRSPPKDIGRDHVNGNLKFPSNVKFNATCYRCGDSGHKMRNCPNEDSSFRNSTRFDRRHNDDIHRRGRGETEVGKVGSRSRERLQSSRDTVAKRRVKNDVKSSGVGKFQRPISSRNSPVRKETENYGGNKRSRNKISSSLRRGTKKTRMSILSPCGSDYTASPSYSISQSTEHVKRSSPKNRSKSPASRAHPPPSESNSSSTPLDSRSRKSKSRARSSSHTSLSISFGRPLPSSSNKAQLNLKGSSDNATTPESKVLSIELDQPLEGGSGFKDKTHENIMVVVNNENVVLPSQAEINLKKDQPLKKANEVHSFASGSLHEVTNVIEAAVAEKDTADSPKRHTHQNSDKLMTEHVLVPMKNPDSESLVGSNSGNPTSISSEELSFVLKHYCGHHFQNESERHLPADAYFGSARMWPWEVIYYRRLKKGPISLENYARRVDQNRDFGIVDKYIRSSSGWGELHRDNP